DNA from Mus pahari unplaced genomic scaffold, PAHARI_EIJ_v1.1 scaffold_10302_1, whole genome shotgun sequence:
GGCAGCATTGGCTTggcatttttagtttttttttttttggggggggtaagGCAAGCCCTTGTCCAATAGAGTTGTCGGCCAACTTCTTAACCCACAGTTCAGTGGATATCCTACTGGGTAGAGTTCCCTGTGCCCCACAGTGATGGCTGTGCTGCAGGGTATAGAGCATTAGACCAGCCTGTGTAGCAAGACCACGGCTTCAGCACCATTGTTAGTTGAAAACAGCATATTACTGGTCATATCATGCCAAGACAGCAGAGTTCACACTTTTGGAGGTCTTTATTATAATAGGTGAAGAAGCAAAATATGTGGGTGCAGGGTTCACTTTTTAACCTGACTGTGACATAGGTAACACAGGTGATAATTTGCAGGAGATACAGGTAACACAAGGAGTGTGCCATGGTTGCCATAGGAATGAACACAGAAGACTCTTGTACCCAAGGATGATGCCATTACAGGTTTCAAAGCCTGGTTGTAACCAGTTTCTGATGCTAAAATTAACCAGTTCCATTGGTGCTCTGCCCTGTGTATACTCCAAGATCTGGTCCTATCAGAACATCAAAGGGCCCTGTAATTTTtagaagtaaaaaaatatttagcatttttttgctttgatacattttatttatgcctTCAAGGGCTTAacttaaaaaaccaaaatagcCATTAACATCTTTTCTCAGGTGAGCGTATTTGACACAAAAACCTTGGGAGTCCTGCCATCCTCTGAAGACCCATAATGATGCTTCACTTGCTGCAGGAAACTTCATCTTATTCCTGCAACAGTCCACACTGACTATTGCTTTCAATGGGCCTTGTTTTCCACAAGTTCCTTGTGTCTTATGTCTACATGTAAGAAAGCCCACCACTGACTCAACTTGGCCattcaatttaaaataacatgATGCAATGTATCCCATCAGTGGACAGTACAGAAATGAATAAGAGACTCTGGAACCCACACTCAAGAGCTCTCATAGCCAAAGTGTGCATTAAAGTCTTAACCACAACCACTCAAGGGATAAATGACTAAGaggcacaaataaataaagaagttgGGGGCACCTTCTTTGTCTTGCATTGGGATTGAATGGATGAAGCAAAGAGTTTAAGGAGGCAAAGGGatgaagaaggcaggcaggatggCTGTGTGTGTTGGCTAGAGGAAATCCATCAGAATATCTTAGACAGGAACTGATAGCCATAAAGTCCAGAAGCATAAGAGAGCCCTGTTTATGTCACTGATTCACTTTGGTAAGAATTGTAGAATTCAGAACAAGAGAGAACAAACTGCAAGCTCACACAGCTCCTAGGCAACCCTTGTTCGATTTAAGCAAAGAAATTTAATTTGCTTTAAGTTTTCTCCATCTTCATGGAGGAGCAAATTTTGATTCACAGGATCTTTGTCTTCTTGTCTATTTTATCTTGCAGCATGAGAGTCTACGAAGTGAAGAACTGCCATTCCTAAGATGTTTGCCCCTGCACCGATGCAGGCATTTGCCTCCTAACATACGGCAACTTACAGGATTGTTGATATGTTGGTTAAAAGCTGAAAGATAAGTAAGAAAAATCACACATTAGAATTGCAAGTGTCAGGTCAGAAATACATACCAATGTGTTCTTATGATGAGTTGATCCCATCAGGCTCTTCACCCCTAAACAGGGATGTCTGTTTTACCAGGGCTGAATTGAATTCTTAATAGAGACAGGCACTATTGCACTGGAGAGGAGGTGCTGGTTTTCCTAGGACCCAAATGTTGAAGCGTCTATTCAACCCCTGACTGATTGGAATTTTCAGGATCAGCAGGCAGGGGCTCAGGAAAGATTCTGTGTGAGTCCCCAGCTGCTTCTCAGCAGCTCTGCCTTTGCTTTTCCACACACAAGTCCCTTGTTCCAGtatctgaagcagacacagagtgACAGTGCACATGAaggtgtatatgtgcacacacatatagaggccagaagttggCCTAAGATGTATCCATCAATTCTTTTCCAGCTCATTAATTATTTTAGCTCCCTCTCTTGAGTTGTCTAGCCCTATAATTCTGTTTGTCTAATGGCAAGTATGAAACACAGCTTGGCGCCAGGAatgatgtctcagcagttaggagtgcatACCTCTCCTGCAGAAGAACTGAGATAAGTTCCTAGTACCATATCAGGCAGGCCATAGGTGCCTACAAATAACCTGATGTCTGAGGGATTTGATGTCCTTTTTTTACCTTTATGAGTACTGTACTACTtggcacatacccatacacaaatccatacctatacacataaattgAAGGAATATAAACCTTTTCCACTTACGGAAGAGTTTGGGAGACTGGGTTTAATAGCCTTCCCTGAGCTATGAGCCTCATTACCCCTGTAGACAGAAGTGTGCTTAAGGGTATACCatggggtagggggagaggaaACTCAAACACAGGCTGGGCTGGTTATTCTGAAGTATTCTCTAGAGTAAGCAGATactctacttttattttaaagatttctaaaTTAATAACTTTCTTTTCAGGTAAGAATCAAACattcttcatgtttttatttttaaactacctATAAGACACTCAGAAACATAGAGATGGAcatgtacacagagagacatgcaagcaaacatagagacaggaagacagatgcATGCGCagaggaacacacatacacataaagtgagagagagacagaccgaAACACAAAGACTAAGGGACAGaaagatacacaaacacacacacatacacacacacacacacacacacacacacacacacacacacacacacacacacacacacacacagagaggcatacATGCTATAGGGAGCTATCTCCTATTTCACTTTGGGACCATGCTACTCCCCTGACTCACCTGCAAGTGGACATAACAGCACCAGGAGAAATGCGAAGAGGAGGTAATGGATACTCATGACTGAAGCCTGGTGAGGTGCAGAGATGCAGAGGGACTTGAGCTCAGTGCCCTATATAATGCCAGGGGCTGTCTCCTGGGTGGGATTCTACACTGAATAGAATCCAAGGAATTACAATTATGAAACAGAGCACTTTATCTCGCTTGTCAAAGTGGCCCGTTGAGAGAATAGAGTCTCTTATGCAAATGTGAGGATTCCCCAGATGATTTCTTCCTGCACTGTTCAACAAGAACAGCTTCCTGCCCTACTTCTTAAGTAAGAGGAACCCATGCTGTCCTGGGACAGACTTACTGGTTACAATTGGAGCTTACTTGCCTATAACTCAAACATTTGACTTGGTCATCTCAGAATCTGGCAACAGGGTTAGGCCTCAGTGGGGATTGAATTCACATAGATCTCTCTGATCTTGGGCACACTCACCTGCTGGAGGCAACAGAATGTGAGCCAAGTCAAGGTTCCCCAAGCTTTTTAGGTCAGAACATGGGCCTCATTACATAGATTTCTCTATGTGACTGCTCAACAGTGGGGTTCATTCACTACAGTGGAGTCAGAGAGGTGTGCTGCTTCCTCTCTCAGAGAAAGCAATGAGTTGGTAATGTGTTACATGAACATGGGGCCCCATGCCCACCTAGAAGAAAGCAGGGAGTAGCTGGTTCTAACCACCACATGATGAACAAGTTGTAGGGCATATTAGCCTTTAGGTCTGTGGTAATTTTCATTCTAAGATGATGTAAGTATCAGTGGTGAGGGGTCAAGTTGATTTTTGGATTCTATTCTTAGAATCAACAACAGTGAGACTCAAGTCCCTTGCACCATCTCCCTATTGCTCTCTCCAGGAACTGTCTGAGGGGTGCTGTGTGGCTCGTCTCTGAGTGAAGACTCTTGGAAATTTTGTAACCCAGCTGTACATCTTTATCCTAGAAAACCAATGACAACTATCAGGGCTTGACCCATACGAAGAAGTGAGAAAGGATtttgtaagagaaaatattttatcttaattagGATTCCTTCTTCCCTATAGGGAGATGAAATAACTAGATAAGCAGAAATCTGTAATGTATGAACAGTTTTGACAAAGGTTCTTGTATGGAGTTCCTAGCAAAGAGATTTGAGGCTGGGGAATGAAGAGTTTGGAACCACACAGGAATGCCTCACTCCCACTGCTGTGCTATGAAAACCCACCTTTTTGGGCTTGGTGTgcacatgatttttttgtttgttgttgttgttgtagttgttgttgttgttagatactttctttatttacatttcaaatgttatcccctttcctagtttcccctctgaaaatcccctaaaCTGGAATacagaagagattttaaaataaaaccagatacagtaaGTGTACATATTCTGTGGTTCTTCTCATTCTAAGATGATGTGAGTATCAGTGATGAGGGGTCAAGTTGGTTTTTggattctattatttttttattttatttatttacatttcaaatgctatcccgaaagatccctatacccccccgcccctgctcccccccctacccacccactcccactacttggcccaggccttNCCNTGTGCTGGGNCATATAAAGTTTNcaagaccaaggggcctctcttcccaNTGATGGCNgattaggccatcttctgctacatatgcagctagagacacaaactcagggggtactggttagttcatattgttgttccacctacagggttgcagcccccttcagctccttgggtactttctctacctcctccattgggggtcctgtgttccatccaatatcccTCTATTCTACTTACCTATGTGTTTCTCTGATCATTATTTGCCTGCTCTGCAATTTGAGGGTTTCTTAAAAGTAGCTGGTGGTTGATCTGTAATGACTTGATCCAAACAGGAAGTTTCTGCTGTATTAGGGAATGGCAGGGCTGGGTTTTGATACAATTGCATGTTTTAAACAAGTTCTGTCTTGGACTGGGGGATTTCCACgtgcttttttcccctcttcagGCCTTTTCTTCCCTGTGTGATGCAGGTGTCTATTGAAATGCATGCTTACTCATCCCCAACACTAAGATAGTTCCTCCaggcagaagaagagaagacaaataCTTAATGGGGAATAATTGTCTGtgtgttagagcatcttttggtatatgcccaggaagaGTAcagctgggtcatcaggtaatattatgcccaattttctgaggaactgtcagactcatttccagagtggttataacAGCTTgtaatctcaccaacaatggtggagtgttcttcttactccacatcctcaacagcatctgctatCGCCTtagattttaatcttagccagctcagagttgttttgatttgcatttccctggtgagtAAGGATGATGAACCTTTCTTTGGTGCTTCTCGGCCACTTGATATTCCTCAGTCcagaattctttgattagctctgTTCTAGCTCTGTTCAacattttcccccactttctcttctattagtttcattgtatctgaTTTTATATGATGGTCATTGATCAGATTGGACTTGAGCTCTGtaatgaagaaaagaagtgaTCAATTTGTATGCTTCTAAATGATAATTGCCAGTTGAACCTAcaccattagttgaaaatgctaTTTCTATCCCCACTGAATAGTTTTAGattatttgtcaaagatcaagtgactataggtgtgtgggttcatttctgggttttcaattagattccattgatctaccttcaTGTCTCTAAACCAAACcttacagtttttatcactattttctATAATATAGCTTGAGGGCAGGTATGGTGATTTCTCCAGAGGTTCTATTATTGTTCAGCATAtgttttgctatcctggatttttttttggttattaCATCTGAAtgtgcaaattgctctttctaactctatgaagaattgtgctggaaaTATGATGGGGATTCcattaatctgtagattgctttcagaaagatgcccaatttttactatattaatcctgataATCTCTGAAAACgggaaatctttccatcctttgagatcttcttcaatttcctttatGAGAGACTTGCAGTTTTTGTTATTCAGATATTTCATTCtgttggttagagtcacaccaaggtatctTATataatttgtgattattgtgaagggtgttgtttctctaatttctttcacagcctgtttatccttttagtagagaaaggctattgatttgtttgagatatttttatatgtagCCAATTtggtgaagttgtttatcagatttaagAGTTCACGGGTGGAATTTTTGGGACCACTTAAaaatactaccatatcatctgcaaataaagatattttgacttactcctttccaatttgtattgctTTGACCTCTTTGTGATCtatttgctctggctaggacttcaagtactatattgtcTAGATAGggaatagtctcccaaccaaagtcaggcatggtggcacgtgcctttaatcccagcactcatgaggcagaggcaagtggatttctgagttcaagaccagacagttccaggacagccagggttacacagagaaaccctatttagaaggaaaaaaaaaaaagcaaacaaacaaaaagtctcgcaacccaaaaaaaagcccaggaccagaaggttttagtggagaattctatcagatcttcaaagaagacctactaccaatactcttcaaactattccacaaaatagaaacaaaagggaatctacccaattccttctatgaagccacagttatgctgataaaaataccacacagaaacccaacaaaaaagagaacttcagatcaatttccctcataaatatcaatgcaaaaatactcaataaaatcttgCAAACTAAATCCATGAACATGTCAAATCATCCCTCATTATCAAGAAGGCtacatcccagggatacagggatggttcagtatatagaaatccatcatcATAATCCACTGTAAAAAcaaactctaagaaaaaaaaccacattatcatctcattagatgcagagaaagcatttaacacaATTTAccatcccttcattttaaaagtcttagaaagatcagggagtgtcaaggcctgagctggcaggagagccatctttgctccggtgctctgctggagaagcgacacaacttctgggaaggatcccatttctggttccagtcatccggcacctttcctgcccaaggaggggtgtctgcctgggaggactctccaggcctgaaccggtaagagggccatctttgctccggtgcactgctgggaagggggaggcctgcagaagtgacacagcttctgggaaggatcccatttctggttccagtcatccagcacctatCCTACCCGAGGGGGGGTGTCTGTCTGGGAAGAGTCtcaaagcatacctcatgatgctgNtagaggacttaaagaagggcattattaaagaaatgcaggagaacacacttaagagatacaagtccttaaagaaaaagaggagaatacttctaaagaggtagaagtccttaaagagagagaggagaacagaaacaNNNNNNNNNNNNNNNNNNNNNNNNNNNNNNNNNNNNNNNNNNNNNNNNNNNNNNNNNNNNNNNNNNNNNNNNNNNNNNNNNNNNNNNNNNNNNNNNNNNNNNNNNNNNNNNNNNNNNNNNNNNNNNNNNNNNNNNNNNNNNNNNNNNNNNNNNNNNNNNNNNNNNNNNNNNNNNNNNNNNNNNNNNNNNNNNNNNNNNNNNNNNNNNNNNNNNNNNNNNNNNNNNNNNNNNNNNNNNNNNNNNNNNNNNNNNNNNNNNNNNNNNNNNNNNNNNNNNNNNNNNNNNNNNNNNNNNNNNNNNNNNNNNNNNNNNNNNNNNNNNNNNNNNNNNNNNNNNNNNNNNNNNNNNNNNNNNNNNNNNNNNNNNNNNNNNNNNNNNNNNNNNNNNNNNNNNNNNNNNNNNNNNNNNNNNNNNNNNNNNNNNNNNNNNNNNNNNNNNNNNNNNNNNNNNNNNNNNNNNNNNNNNNNNNNNNNNNNNNNNNNNNNNNNNNNNNNNNNNNNNNNNNNNNNNNNNNNNNNNNNNNNNNNNNNNNNNNNNNNNNNNNNNNNNNNNNNNNNNNNNNNNNNNNNNNNNNNNNNNNNNNNNNNNNNNNNNNNNNNNNNNNNNNNNNNNNNNNNNNNNNNNNNNNNNNNNNNNNNNNNNNNNNNNNNNNNNNNNNNNNNNNNNNNNNNNNNNNNNNNNNNNNNNNNNNNNNNNNNNNNNNNNNNNNNNNNNNNNNNNNNNNNNNNNNNNNNNNNNNNNNNNNNNNNNNNNNNNNNNNNNNNNNNNNNNNNNNNNNNNNNNNNNNNNNNNNNNNNNNNNNNNNNNNNNNNNNNNNNNNNNNNNNNNNNNNNNNNNNNNNNNNNNNNNNNNNNNNNNNNNNNNNNNNNNNNNNNNNNNNNNNNNNNNNNNNNNNNNNNNNNNNNNNNNNNNNNNNNNNNNNNNNNNNNNNNNNNNNNNNNNNNNNNNNNNNNNNNNNNNNNNNNNNNNNNNNNNNNNNNNNNNNNNNNNNNNNNNNNNNNNNNNNNNNNNNNNNNNNNNNNNNNNNNNNNNNNNNNNNNNNNNNNNNNNNNNNNNNNNNNNNNNNNNNNNNNNNNNNNNNNNNNNNNNNNNNNNNNNNNNNNNNNNNNNNNNNNNNNNNNNNNNNNNNNNNNNNNNNNNNNNNNNNNNNNNNNNNNNNNNNNNNNNNNNNNNNNNNNNNNNNNNNNNNNNNNNNNNNNNNNNNNNNNNNNNNNNNNNNNNNNNNNNNNNNNNNNNNNNNNNNNNNNNNNNNNNNNNNNNNNNNNNNNNNNNNNNNNNNNNNNNNNNNNNNNNNNNNNNNNNNNNNNNNNNNNNNNNNNNNNNNNNNNNNNNNNNNNNNNNNNNNNNNNNNNNNNNNNNNNNNNNNNNNNNNNNNNNNNNNNNNNNNNNNNNNNNNNNNNNNNNNNNNNNNNNNNNNNNNNNNNNNNNNNNNNNNNNNNNNNNNNNNNNNNNNNNNNNNNNNNNNNNNNNNNNNNNNNNNNNNNNNNNNNNNNNNNNNNNNNNNNNN
Protein-coding regions in this window:
- the LOC110315062 gene encoding beta-defensin 5-like; protein product: MSIHYLLFAFLLVLLCPLAGTFNQHINNPVSCRMLGGKCLHRCRGKHLRNGSSSLRRLSCCKIK